TTCACCCCCTTCTTCAAGTTTAATCCTTTTGAGTTGAAACAACCCAATACCATACGTTGTCTTTGCCTTCAAAAATCGATTGTAGGGCAAATATGAAAGCTGTTTTTCCCTCTATTTGCCCTTTTCCCCATTATTTTGACTCTTTCCCTTGTTTCTATATGATTCACCAGTCATTACAATCTGATAGGCATTATGGGCAATCCTGTCCATTACAGAGTTGGCAATAATAGGGTCTGGGAATAAGCCATGCCAGTCCTCAACAGTTCTATTGCTGGTAAAGATTATGGAACGCTTCATATACCTCTCGCTTATTACCTCATAGAAGTCATCTGACTGAGTAGGGGTTAAGGGTTTAAGGCCAAAGTCATCAATGATAAGAAGTTGTACTGTGGCAAACTGCTTTATTCTATCTTCCAATGTATTATCTGCTCTGCCACCATTAATGTAACGGAACATCTTAACTGCCTTGGTAAAGAGGACATCATAACCCATACGGCAGGCTATATGTCCAAGGCCCTGAGCTATATGGGTCTTTCCCACACCAACAGGTCCCATCAGAAAGATATTCTCCCTCCTGTCAATATAGATACAGTTTGCCAACTGCTTTATCTTCTTTGCAGGAATCTGGGGATTAAAGGAGAAATTAAAACCCTCAATTGTCTTTTCCTCTTCAAACCCTGCCTTCTTTAATCTCCTTAAGAGCTGTTTG
The window above is part of the Candidatus Diapherotrites archaeon genome. Proteins encoded here:
- the istB gene encoding IS21-like element helper ATPase IstB; translated protein: MNIDGQLMNKLKLLRLTGMLETLDVRLKQAEDSNSGYLDFLMTLIEDEYERRQSKQLLRRLKKAGFEEEKTIEGFNFSFNPQIPAKKIKQLANCIYIDRRENIFLMGPVGVGKTHIAQGLGHIACRMGYDVLFTKAVKMFRYINGGRADNTLEDRIKQFATVQLLIIDDFGLKPLTPTQSDDFYEVISERYMKRSIIFTSNRTVEDWHGLFPDPIIANSVMDRIAHNAYQIVMTGESYRNKGKSQNNGEKGK